One region of Polynucleobacter paneuropaeus genomic DNA includes:
- a CDS encoding patatin-like phospholipase family protein produces the protein MQEASPKLPPSTPRRQLLGWGLALAGGLSLEACSLFTPRKPVLGLVLGAGAARGFAHIGVIKALEAQGIRPNLVVGSSAGSVIAALLASGATGNDLNRLALNLDEATIADWGLPFAGRFGGLIKGEALQAMVNREVRNKMIEQMNLPLGIVATELQTGKGVLFRSGNTGLAVRASCSVPGVFQPATINGKEYVDGGLVAPVPVSYARQMGATVVIAVNISSEPLHQDASGTFGVLQQTISIMQNSINQYELKSADIAIQPQLKQMSGSDFKSRNAAILAGEIATQEQMALIKEKLKL, from the coding sequence ATGCAAGAAGCTTCCCCCAAATTACCCCCATCAACTCCCCGCCGCCAGCTTTTAGGCTGGGGGCTGGCGCTGGCTGGCGGTTTGAGCCTTGAAGCCTGCAGCCTTTTCACGCCTCGTAAGCCTGTATTGGGCCTAGTCCTAGGTGCGGGTGCAGCAAGGGGATTTGCCCATATCGGCGTTATTAAGGCTCTAGAAGCCCAAGGCATCCGCCCCAATTTGGTAGTGGGTAGTAGTGCTGGAAGCGTGATTGCTGCCCTACTCGCTTCGGGCGCAACAGGCAATGATCTCAATCGCTTAGCTCTGAATTTAGATGAGGCCACTATCGCAGATTGGGGGTTACCCTTTGCTGGGCGTTTTGGAGGCTTGATTAAAGGTGAAGCTTTGCAAGCAATGGTCAATCGTGAAGTGCGTAACAAAATGATTGAGCAGATGAATCTGCCGCTCGGCATTGTTGCCACTGAATTACAAACTGGCAAAGGTGTGCTCTTTCGTTCGGGTAATACCGGCTTAGCAGTCCGTGCATCATGCAGTGTGCCCGGAGTTTTCCAACCAGCAACAATTAATGGCAAAGAATATGTGGATGGTGGTTTAGTAGCCCCCGTACCGGTGAGTTATGCCAGACAGATGGGCGCCACTGTTGTGATCGCAGTCAATATCTCTTCCGAGCCATTGCATCAGGATGCTAGCGGTACCTTCGGAGTCTTACAACAAACGATTTCGATCATGCAGAACAGCATCAATCAATACGAATTAAAAAGTGCTGACATTGCGATACAGCCCCAACTCAAGCAAATGAGCGGGAGTGATTTCAAGTCCAGAAATGCAGCTATCTTGGCTGGTGAGATCGCCACGCAAGAGCAAATGGCGCTCATCAAAGAAAAACTTAAGCTGTAA
- the rluB gene encoding 23S rRNA pseudouridine(2605) synthase RluB, translating into MTSSNENDSPPVVHPPQTDAAPSPAEGASAEVHEGGERRPRRPGKHPFNKKRPFNKDKPRREGGDSRGPREGGGQLAKLAPNPAESEALFASVVSGEFDAALDAPEVVEAKNPDGFNESEISHQTGAERRAQRVRHDEDADAPTDEEMSSLQFANVDELPLSLRDEVWSDLDGLDDEADDEDTVKLHKVLADVGMGSRRDMEDLIIQGRVSVNGLPAHIGQRIGPTDQVRINGKQVHRKIQTKPPRVILYHKPSGEIVSQSDPEGRPTVFDRLPKPRQGRWIAVGRLDFNTEGLLLFTTSGELANRLMHPRYGIEREYAVRILGELGQESMTQLKTGIQLDDGQARFLRLTMGGGDGANRWYHVALTEGRNREVRRMFEAVGHTVSRLLRTRYGMFLLPPRLRRGKWEEVPAEGVASLMRSAGLKVPQAQDKSRNPNGNGNGHHRNTQAGGDHQPDPMQTSVSYWGSRDALTLASGHHGLTHQGKNGQPSGGGEGRGPFRGRTQGGRPGQGGQGQNRNKAKKVHHGQSAFVTGTPQSPGNGPKRSAPKGRKPFNKGPRKPRNPSESF; encoded by the coding sequence ATGACTAGCTCCAACGAAAACGATTCACCACCAGTAGTGCACCCACCTCAGACTGATGCAGCCCCATCCCCAGCGGAAGGTGCATCTGCCGAAGTACATGAGGGTGGCGAGCGTCGTCCTCGTAGACCTGGTAAACATCCCTTTAATAAGAAGCGTCCCTTCAATAAAGACAAGCCACGTCGAGAAGGTGGTGACTCAAGAGGTCCTCGTGAAGGCGGCGGTCAGCTTGCTAAATTAGCCCCTAATCCCGCTGAGAGCGAAGCCTTGTTTGCTTCTGTAGTTTCAGGTGAGTTTGATGCTGCTCTAGATGCTCCAGAAGTAGTCGAAGCAAAAAATCCTGATGGCTTTAATGAGAGCGAGATTTCGCATCAGACCGGTGCTGAGCGTCGTGCACAACGTGTTCGCCATGATGAAGATGCTGATGCTCCCACCGATGAAGAAATGAGTAGTTTGCAGTTTGCAAACGTCGATGAATTACCTTTAAGTTTGCGTGACGAGGTCTGGTCTGATTTAGATGGTCTAGATGACGAAGCTGACGATGAAGATACTGTTAAGCTACACAAAGTTTTGGCTGACGTGGGTATGGGTTCACGCCGCGACATGGAGGACTTGATTATTCAGGGTCGTGTTTCGGTAAATGGCTTGCCTGCACATATCGGTCAACGCATTGGACCTACTGATCAAGTTCGCATTAATGGTAAACAAGTCCATCGCAAGATTCAGACCAAACCACCGCGCGTGATTTTGTATCACAAGCCTTCTGGCGAAATCGTAAGTCAATCCGATCCCGAAGGACGTCCAACTGTATTTGATCGTTTACCAAAGCCACGCCAAGGCCGCTGGATTGCAGTTGGTCGCCTAGACTTTAATACTGAAGGCTTACTTCTCTTCACGACTTCCGGTGAGCTAGCCAATCGTTTAATGCATCCACGCTACGGTATCGAGCGTGAGTACGCTGTGCGCATTTTGGGTGAGCTCGGTCAAGAGTCGATGACGCAACTAAAAACTGGTATTCAACTAGATGATGGTCAAGCCCGCTTCTTGCGCTTAACTATGGGTGGTGGTGACGGCGCCAATCGTTGGTATCACGTTGCTTTAACCGAAGGCCGTAATCGTGAAGTGCGTCGCATGTTTGAAGCGGTTGGTCACACTGTGTCTCGTTTGCTGCGAACCCGTTATGGCATGTTCTTGTTGCCCCCACGATTAAGACGCGGCAAATGGGAAGAGGTTCCTGCTGAAGGTGTTGCTTCACTCATGCGTTCCGCTGGGTTGAAAGTTCCTCAAGCTCAAGATAAAAGTCGCAACCCCAACGGTAATGGCAATGGCCATCACCGGAATACTCAAGCGGGTGGTGATCACCAGCCAGATCCGATGCAAACTTCAGTCTCATATTGGGGTTCGCGCGATGCACTGACATTAGCCAGTGGCCATCATGGCCTAACACATCAAGGTAAAAATGGACAACCCAGCGGCGGTGGCGAAGGTCGCGGCCCGTTCCGTGGCAGAACGCAGGGCGGTAGGCCAGGCCAAGGCGGTCAGGGCCAAAATCGCAATAAGGCTAAAAAAGTCCATCACGGGCAGTCTGCATTTGTGACTGGTACTCCTCAAAGTCCTGGAAATGGACCGAAACGTAGTGCCCCTAAGGGTCGTAAGCCCTTTAATAAAGGCCCCAGAAAGCCCCGTAATCCAAGCGAAAGCTTCTGA
- the scpB gene encoding SMC-Scp complex subunit ScpB: protein MDDHNKRVIETALLCAQEPLSVADLTRLFVEDVSTTEIKEVLEIIQAEWQDKGMELVHIATGWRFQSRLSMREYLDRLTPEKPPKYSRAVMETLAIIAYRQPVTRGEIEEIRGVAVSSNVMKQLEDRGWVEVIGHKETIGRPGLYATTKQFLDDLSLSNLQSLPMLEDVAPAAEAVGQAVIDFNVDSATETITEIVTEETTIEMVEEITIEITEESDPSDNPGEQK from the coding sequence ATGGATGATCACAATAAACGCGTAATTGAAACTGCTCTCTTGTGCGCGCAAGAGCCACTCAGTGTTGCTGATCTCACGCGCCTATTTGTAGAGGATGTTTCCACTACTGAAATTAAAGAAGTCTTGGAAATCATTCAAGCCGAATGGCAAGACAAGGGTATGGAATTAGTGCATATTGCAACCGGCTGGCGTTTTCAGAGTCGCTTGTCAATGCGCGAGTATTTAGATCGCCTGACTCCAGAGAAGCCTCCTAAGTATTCTCGGGCTGTTATGGAAACTTTAGCCATCATCGCCTATCGTCAACCGGTGACACGTGGCGAGATTGAAGAGATTCGTGGCGTTGCTGTGAGCAGTAACGTCATGAAGCAATTAGAAGACCGTGGTTGGGTTGAAGTGATTGGCCATAAAGAAACTATTGGCCGTCCTGGCTTGTATGCCACAACCAAACAGTTCTTAGATGATCTGAGCTTAAGCAATTTACAAAGTCTGCCGATGTTGGAAGATGTAGCGCCAGCAGCCGAGGCAGTAGGTCAAGCGGTGATTGACTTCAATGTCGATAGTGCCACTGAAACTATTACTGAAATTGTTACAGAAGAAACCACGATTGAAATGGTGGAAGAGATCACCATCGAAATAACCGAAGAAAGCGATCCGTCAGACAATCCTGGCGAGCAAAAATAA
- a CDS encoding C40 family peptidase, protein MSLKKVAPQLHQGILMSLGIAVLFACTGLAHAEEAGEAPKESMFQAGKSYFSRASDRLVDSVSEKSESLINQAMVVIGVRYRWNTELPQSGLDGSSFVAYVFKDKLGFLLPNKSTQMSRVGKPINRDDLQPGDLVFFNTMRLTFSHVGIYVGDNKFIHSPSKGASVRVDDLSSVYWDRRFDGARRLDGSDSLDDSERRELLNQVNNIKRKPQSL, encoded by the coding sequence ATGTCCCTAAAAAAAGTAGCCCCTCAACTCCACCAAGGCATTTTGATGTCTTTGGGGATTGCTGTGCTTTTTGCCTGCACTGGACTTGCGCATGCTGAGGAAGCTGGTGAGGCTCCAAAAGAAAGCATGTTTCAGGCTGGTAAATCCTACTTCTCTCGGGCATCGGATCGTTTGGTCGATTCCGTCTCGGAAAAATCTGAGTCCTTAATTAATCAAGCAATGGTAGTGATTGGCGTGCGTTATCGCTGGAACACAGAGTTGCCTCAGTCCGGTTTGGACGGCAGTAGTTTTGTGGCCTACGTCTTTAAAGATAAGTTGGGATTTTTGCTTCCGAACAAGTCGACCCAAATGAGTCGGGTTGGTAAGCCAATTAATCGCGATGATCTTCAGCCTGGCGATTTAGTATTCTTTAACACGATGCGTCTGACTTTCTCGCACGTCGGTATTTATGTTGGCGACAATAAATTTATTCATTCACCTTCTAAAGGTGCGAGTGTTCGTGTCGATGATTTAAGTAGTGTGTATTGGGATCGTCGCTTTGATGGCGCTCGTCGTCTGGATGGTTCTGATTCTTTAGATGACTCTGAGCGTCGTGAACTGCTCAATCAAGTGAACAATATCAAACGCAAACCTCAAAGTCTATAG